A stretch of Bufo gargarizans isolate SCDJY-AF-19 unplaced genomic scaffold, ASM1485885v1 fragScaff_scaffold_311_pilon, whole genome shotgun sequence DNA encodes these proteins:
- the LOC122922383 gene encoding zinc finger protein 850-like, whose product MMQFSSLENLVTCNVHPELNSADPSYNPPNHQEPSPDQTQFVTTTTGRKGGKRFQCVECGKQFRYNLELSVHRRSHRREKPYSCTQCGKCFTIKSSLEEHKRSHKGEKPYSCSECGKCFTIKSSLEEHKRSHKGEKPYLCSECGKCFTKKSNLDQHKRIHTGEKPYSCSECEKCFTHKSQLVRHHIIHTGDNSYSCPECGKCFTSKSCLVIHERIHTGEKPYTCSLCEKCFRYRSDWITHERIHTGEKSYSCLECGKCFISKSSLVKHERIHTGKKPYSCSECGKSFRDKSSLVKHERIHTGEKPYSCSECGKCCISKSELIVHQRIHTGEKPYLCSECGKCFISKSELHMHQRIHTGEKPYSCSECGKCFINKSSLVTHERSHTGEKPYSCTVCGKCFTQNATLVKHKRIHTGEKPYSCSDCGKCFTNQSHLARHERSHTGRKPYSCSECGKCFTQKSSLVTHEKSHKGEKPYSCLKCGKCFTKKQSLVTHERCHTGEKPYSCSECGKCFTNQSQLARHERCHTGEKPYSCSECGKCFTQKSDLARHERIHTGEKSYSCLECGKCFTNKSNLVLHERIHTGENQSPLDENLMDIKAEAKDEAEEETDLLGDQQCKHGGVCHGSPGDYFHHLIITCTPPCKSEEKEDIPVHVTTENPCKKPGGNILLSLDYKEDQDMMQFSSLENLVTCNVHPELNSADPSYNPPNHQEPSPDQTQFVTTTTGRKGGKRFQCVECGKQFRYNLELSVHRRSHRREKPYSCTQCGKCFTIKSSLEEHKRSHKGEKPYSCSECGKCFTIKSSLEEHKRSHKGEKPYLCSECGKCFTKKSNLDQHKRIHTGEKPYSCSECEKCFTHKSQLVRHHIIHTGDNSYSCPECGKCFTSKSCLVIHERIHTGEKPYTCSLCEKCFRYRSDWITHERIHTGEKSYSCLECGKCFISKSSLVKHERIHTGKKPYSCSECGKSFRDKSSLVKHERIHTGEKPYSCSECGKCCISKSELIVHQRIHTGEKPYLCSECGKCFISKSELHMHQRIHTGEKPYSCSECGKCFINKSSLVTHERSHTGEKPYSCTVCGKCFTQNATLVKHKRIHTGEKPYSCSDCGKCFTNQSHLARHERSHTGRKPYSCSECGKCFTQKSSLVTHEKSHKGEKPYSCLKCGKCFTKKQSLVTHERCHTGEKPYSCSECGKCFTNQSQLARHERCHTGEKPYSCSECGKCFTQKSDLARHERIHTGEKSYSCLECGKCFTNKSNLVLHERIHTGENQC is encoded by the exons ATGATGCAGTTCTCTTCACTAGAAAACCTTGTTACCTGCAATGTACATCCAGAACTTAACAGTGCAGATCCATCATATAATCCACCCAATCATCaggaaccttctcctgaccaaACACAGTTTGTTACCACAACTACTGGGCGGAAAGGTGGTAAAAGATTTCAATGTGTGGAATGTGGAAAACAGTTTAGATATAATTTAGAACTTTCTGTACACAGAAGAAGTCACAGAagagaaaagccatattcatgtacacaatgtggaaaatgttttaccatTAAATCAAGCCTTGAGGAACATAAGAGAAGTCacaaaggagagaagccatattcatgttcagaatgtggaaaatgttttaccatTAAATCAAGCCTTGAGGAACATAAGAGAAGTCacaaaggagagaagccatatttatgttcagaatgtggaaaatgttttaccaagaaatcaaatcttgatcagcataagagaattcacacaggagagaagccgtattcatgttcagaatgtgagaaatgctttACACACAAATCACAGCTTGTTAGACATCACATAATTCATACAGGAGATAATTCgtattcatgtccagaatgtggtaAATGCTTTACAAGTAAATCatgtcttgttatacatgagagaattcacacaggagagaagccatatacaTGTTCACTGTGTGAAAAATGttttagatatagatcagattggattacacatgagagaattcacacaggagagaagtcaTACTCCtgcttagaatgtgggaaatgctttataaGTAAATCTAGTCTTGTTAAACATGAAAGAATTCACACTGGAAAAAAgccttattcatgttcagaatgtgggaaatcgtTTAGAGATAAATCAAGTCTCGTTAAACATGagcgaattcacacaggagagaagccgtattcatgttcggaATGTGGCAAATGTTGTATAAGTAAATCAGAGCTTATTgtgcatcagagaattcacacaggagaaaagccttatttatgttcagaatgtggaaaatgctttATAAGTAAATCAGAACTTCATatgcatcagagaattcacacaggagagaagccatattcatgttcagaatgtggaaaatgttttataaataaatcaTCTCTTGTTACTCATGAGAgaagccacacaggagagaagccgtattcatgtactgtatgtggaaaatgttttacacaaaatgCAACTCTTGTTAAAcataaaagaattcacacaggagagaagccatattcatgttcagattgtgggaaatgctttaccaATCAGTCACATCTTGctagacatgagagaagtcacacaggacgtaagccgtattcatgttcagaatgtggaaaatgctttacccagaaatcaagtcttgttacacatgagaaaagtcacaaaggggagaagccatattcctgtttaaagtgtgggaaatgttttacaaaaaaacaaaGTCTTGTTACTCATGAGAGATGTCACactggagagaagccatattcgtgttcagaatgtgggaaatgctttacaaaCCAGTCACAGCTTGCTAGACATgagagatgtcacacaggagagaaaccgtattcatgttcagagtgtgggaaatgttttactcagaaatcagatcttgcaagacatgagagaattcacacaggagagaagtcaTATTCAtgcttagaatgtgggaaatgttttacaaacaaatcaaatcttgttctacatgaaagaattcacacaggagagaaccaAT CCCCTCTG GATGAAAATCTGATGGATATTAAGGCTGAGGCTAAAGATGAAGCAGAAGAGGAGACGGATTTATTGGGAGATCAGCAGTGTAAGCACGGGGGGGTCTGTCATGGGTCACCTGGAGACTACTTCCATCATCTCATCATCACATGTACA cccccgtgtaagagtgaggagaaggaggacattccagtccatgtgaccacag AAAATCCCTGTAAGAAGCCTGGAGGAAACATCCTGTTATCTCTAGATTATAAAGAAGATCAGGATATGATGCAGTTCTCTTCACTAGAAAACCTTGTTACCTGCAATGTACATCCAGAACTTAACAGTGCAGATCCATCATATAATCCACCCAATCATCaggaaccttctcctgaccaaACACAGTTTGTTACCACAACTACTGGGCGGAAAGGTGGTAAAAGATTTCAATGTGTGGAATGTGGAAAACAGTTTAGATATAATTTAGAACTTTCTGTACACAGAAGAAGTCACAGAagagaaaagccatattcatgtacacaatgtggaaaatgttttaccatTAAATCAAGCCTTGAGGAACATAAGAGAAGTCacaaaggagagaagccatattcatgttcagaatgtggaaaatgttttaccatTAAATCAAGCCTTGAGGAACATAAGAGAAGTCacaaaggagagaagccatatttatgttcagaatgtggaaaatgttttaccaagaaatcaaatcttgatcagcataagagaattcacacaggagagaagccgtattcatgttcagaatgtgagaaatgctttACACACAAATCACAGCTTGTTAGACATCACATAATTCATACAGGAGATAATTCgtattcatgtccagaatgtggtaAATGCTTTACAAGTAAATCatgtcttgttatacatgagagaattcacacaggagagaagccatatacaTGTTCACTGTGTGAAAAATGttttagatatagatcagattggattacacatgagagaattcacacaggagagaagtcaTACTCCtgcttagaatgtgggaaatgctttataaGTAAATCtagtcttgttaaacatgagagaattcacactggaaaaaagccttattcatgttcagaatgtgggaaatcgtTTAGagataaatcaagtcttgttaaacatgagcgaattcacacaggagagaagccgtattcatgttcggaATGTGGCAAATGTTGTATAAGTAAATCAGAGCTTATTgtgcatcagagaattcacacaggagaaaagccttatttatgttcagaatgtggaaaatgctttATAAGTAAATCAGAACTTCATatgcatcagagaattcacacaggagagaagccatattcatgttcagaatgtggaaaatgttttataaataaatcaTCTCTTGTAACTCATGAGAgaagccacacaggagagaagccgtattcatgtactgtatgtggaaaatgttttacacaaaatgCAACTCTTGTTAAAcataaaagaattcacacaggagagaagccatattcatgttcagattgtgggaaatgctttaccaATCAGTCACATCTTGctagacatgagagaagtcacacaggacgtaagccgtattcatgttcagaatgtggaaaatgctttacccagaaatcaagtcttgttacacatgagaaaagtcacaaaggggagaagccatattcctgtttaaagtgtgggaaatgttttacaaaaaaacaaaGTCTTGTTACTCATGAGAGATGTCACactggagagaagccatattcgtgttcagaatgtgggaaatgctttacaaaCCAGTCACAGCTTGCTAGACATgagagatgtcacacaggagagaaaccgtattcatgttcagagtgtgggaaatgttttactcagaaatcagatcttgcaagacatgagagaattcacacaggagagaagtcaTATTCAtgcttagaatgtgggaaatgttttacaaacaaatcaaatcttgttctacatgaaagaattcacacaggagagaaccaATGTTGA